In Salmo salar chromosome ssa24, Ssal_v3.1, whole genome shotgun sequence, the following proteins share a genomic window:
- the LOC106586003 gene encoding extensin, translating to MPQDPRPCPKTLVHAPRPSSTPQDPRPCPKTLLHAPRPSSTPQDPPPRPKTLLHAPRPSSMPQDPPPRSKTLLHAPRPSSMPQDPPPRPKTLLHAPRPTYMPQDPPPRSKTLLHAPRPSSTLQDPHPCPKTLLHAPRPSSTPQDPPPRSKTLLHAPRPSSTLQDPPPCSKTLLHAPRPSSMLQDPPPRSKTLVHAPRPSSMLQDPPPCSKTLLHAPRPSSTLQDPPPCSKTLLHAPRPSFMPQDTPPRSKTHVHAPRPSSTPKYPPPRSKTLLHAPRPSSMLQDPPPRSKTLLHAPRPSFMPQAPRPCPKALLTQTLITNNTHT from the coding sequence ATGCCCCAAGACCCTCGTCCATGCCCCAAGACCCTCGTCCATGCCCCAAGACCCTCCTCCACGCCCCAAGACCCTCGTCCATGCCCCAAGACCCTCCTCCACGCCCCAAGACCCTCCTCCACGCCCCAAGACCCTCCTCCACGCCCCAAGACCCTCCTCCACGCCCCAAGACCCTCCTCCATGCCCCAAGACCCTCCTCCACGCTCCAAGACCCTCCTCCACGCCCCAAGACCCTCGTCCATGCCCCAAGACCCTCCTCCACGCCCCAAGACCCTCCTCCACGCCCCAAGACCCACGTACATGCCCCAAGACCCTCCTCCACGCTCCAAGACCCTCCTCCACGCTCCAAGACCCTCCTCCACGCTCCAAGACCCTCATCCATGCCCCAAGACCCTCCTCCACGCCCCAAGACCCTCCTCCACGCCCCAAGACCCTCCTCCACGCTCCAAGACCCTCCTCCACGCTCCAAGACCCTCCTCCACGCTCCAAGACCCTCCTCCATGCTCCAAGACCCTCCTCCACGCTCCAAGACCCTCCTCCATGCTCCAAGACCCTCCTCCACGCTCCAAGACCCTCGTCCACGCTCCAAGACCCTCCTCCATGCTCCAAGACCCTCCTCCATGCTCCAAGACCCTCCTCCATGCTCCAAGACCCTCCTCCACGCTCCAAGACCCTCCTCCATGCTCCAAGACCCTCCTCCATGCCCCAAGACCCTCCTTCATGCCCCAAGATACTCCTCCACGCTCCAAGACCCACGTACATGCCCCAAGACCCTCCTCCACGCCCAAATACCCTCCTCCACGCTCCAAGACCCTCCTCCACGCTCCAAGACCCTCCTCCATGCTCCAAGACCCTCCTCCACGCTCCAAGACCCTCCTCCACGCGCCAAGACCCTCCTTCATGCCCCAAGCCCCTCGTCCATGCCCCAAGGCCCTCCTCACACAAACACTCATCACCAACAATACTCACACTTGA